A region of uncultured Draconibacterium sp. DNA encodes the following proteins:
- a CDS encoding sugar kinase gives MKIKSKSECTYDCISLGEVMLRLDPGEGRIRTARQFRAWEGGGEYNVSRGLRRCFGKRTAIITALADNEVGALIEDFMLQGGLDTQFVKWMDYDGCGRTVRNGLNFTERGFGIRGAKGVSDRGNTAASQLKPGDIDWEYIFGTLGVRWMHTGGIFAALSETAAETVIEAVKIAKEYGTIVSYDLNYRPSLWKAIGGEAKAQEVNREIAKYVDVMIGNEEDFTACLGLEVAGNDENLKELDLSGYKRMIENAIKEFPNFKVIATTLRTVKTATVNSWGAICYSDGVIHEAVHREDLEIMDRVGGGDSFASGLIYGFLEFNDGAEAVEYGAAHGALAMTTPGDTTMATLSEVEKIIGGGSARVDR, from the coding sequence ATGAAGATCAAATCAAAATCAGAATGTACTTACGATTGCATTTCACTGGGTGAAGTTATGCTTAGGCTTGATCCGGGAGAAGGTCGTATAAGAACTGCCCGTCAGTTCAGAGCCTGGGAAGGTGGTGGCGAATACAACGTATCACGTGGACTGAGAAGATGTTTTGGAAAAAGAACTGCTATTATTACTGCCCTTGCAGATAATGAAGTAGGAGCCTTAATTGAAGATTTTATGCTTCAAGGAGGATTGGATACCCAATTTGTAAAATGGATGGATTATGATGGCTGTGGCCGAACCGTACGAAACGGATTAAACTTTACAGAAAGAGGTTTTGGTATTCGCGGTGCCAAAGGTGTTTCCGATCGTGGAAATACAGCGGCGTCTCAATTGAAACCAGGAGATATTGACTGGGAATATATTTTTGGAACACTAGGAGTACGTTGGATGCATACCGGCGGTATTTTTGCAGCATTGTCTGAAACTGCAGCGGAAACAGTTATCGAGGCAGTGAAAATTGCCAAAGAATATGGTACAATTGTTTCCTACGACTTAAACTATCGTCCATCGCTTTGGAAAGCCATTGGCGGCGAAGCTAAGGCTCAGGAAGTAAACCGTGAAATTGCCAAATACGTGGATGTTATGATCGGCAATGAAGAAGACTTTACGGCTTGTTTGGGACTGGAAGTTGCAGGTAATGATGAAAACCTGAAGGAATTAGATCTTTCTGGCTACAAACGCATGATCGAAAATGCGATAAAAGAGTTTCCAAATTTCAAAGTAATAGCCACAACATTACGAACGGTAAAAACTGCAACAGTAAATTCATGGGGAGCAATTTGTTATTCCGATGGCGTAATACACGAAGCTGTTCACCGCGAAGATCTTGAAATAATGGATCGTGTTGGTGGTGGCGACAGTTTTGCATCGGGATTAATTTATGGTTTCCTGGAATTTAACGACGGAGCAGAAGCTGTAGAATATGGAGCTGCACACGGAGCATTGGCCATGACGACACCGGGTGACACTACAATGGCCACTTTATCTGAAGTGGAAAAAATAATCGGAGGCGGAAGCGCACGTGTAGATAGATAA
- a CDS encoding SDR family oxidoreductase, translating into MNKLKGKNAFITGCSQGIGAAISKTLIEAGCNVCMHYFSSNEEPMRLKKIAEENNQKAVCLQADLTKEQEVQKCVSEAVAAMGSFDILINNSGSLVKRSFVGDIELDYWQKLIDINLTTMMLVTKEMIPHLNQTDGSSIVNVSSLAGRVGGHAGSLVYSMCKGAVLTWSRSLAKELAAQNIRVNSVAPGFIQGTTFHATHTTNESAMKTIESIPLQRAGNPDDVARAVVFLASEYDGFITGETLDINGGVYSA; encoded by the coding sequence ATGAATAAACTAAAAGGTAAAAACGCATTTATAACCGGTTGCTCTCAGGGAATTGGGGCAGCTATTTCAAAAACATTAATAGAAGCAGGATGCAATGTTTGCATGCATTATTTCAGCTCCAATGAAGAGCCAATGAGGCTAAAAAAGATTGCCGAAGAAAACAACCAAAAGGCGGTTTGCTTACAGGCAGATTTAACAAAAGAACAGGAAGTTCAAAAATGCGTGAGCGAAGCAGTTGCAGCAATGGGCTCCTTTGATATTCTGATAAATAACTCAGGCTCGCTTGTAAAGCGAAGTTTTGTTGGAGATATTGAATTGGATTATTGGCAAAAGCTTATTGACATTAATCTAACAACGATGATGTTGGTGACCAAAGAAATGATACCGCATCTGAATCAGACGGATGGTTCGAGCATTGTTAATGTTTCTTCTTTAGCAGGGCGTGTAGGAGGCCATGCTGGCTCGTTGGTATATTCAATGTGTAAAGGTGCTGTTCTAACCTGGAGCCGATCACTGGCTAAAGAACTGGCAGCGCAAAATATCAGGGTAAATTCAGTTGCTCCTGGATTTATCCAGGGAACAACTTTTCACGCAACACATACAACAAATGAGTCTGCAATGAAAACCATCGAATCTATTCCGTTGCAGCGCGCAGGTAATCCTGATGATGTGGCGCGTGCAGTCGTTTTTCTCGCTTCGGAATACGACGGATTTATTACAGGTGAAACACTCGATATTAATGGCGGGGTTTATTCGGCCTAA
- a CDS encoding bifunctional 4-hydroxy-2-oxoglutarate aldolase/2-dehydro-3-deoxy-phosphogluconate aldolase, protein MARFSRIEVALKMKETGMVPVFYHQDIEVCKAVVKACYDGGARVFEFTNRGDFATLLFAELNKWSIEHCPEMIMGVGSIVDEATAAMYIALGTNFVVAPLIDEATAKVCNKRKIAWSPGCGSVTEIGQAHELGAEVVKIFPGSQVGGPSFVKAVKGPMPWASIMPTGGVSSTEENLKGWFNAGVTCVGMGSQLFPKEVLAEKNYGYITDKCTEALEIINRLKK, encoded by the coding sequence ATGGCAAGATTTTCAAGAATAGAAGTAGCATTAAAGATGAAAGAAACCGGCATGGTTCCGGTGTTTTATCATCAGGATATAGAAGTGTGTAAGGCTGTTGTAAAAGCCTGTTACGATGGTGGAGCGCGAGTATTCGAGTTCACTAATCGCGGCGATTTTGCCACACTGCTTTTTGCAGAATTAAATAAATGGAGTATTGAACATTGCCCGGAGATGATTATGGGTGTAGGTTCGATTGTAGACGAAGCCACAGCAGCCATGTACATTGCTTTGGGGACTAACTTTGTTGTGGCTCCTTTAATCGATGAAGCCACAGCAAAAGTCTGTAACAAGCGCAAAATTGCCTGGAGTCCGGGTTGTGGTTCGGTTACCGAGATTGGCCAGGCACACGAGCTGGGAGCCGAGGTTGTAAAAATATTCCCGGGATCGCAGGTGGGCGGACCAAGCTTTGTAAAAGCCGTGAAAGGTCCAATGCCTTGGGCCAGTATTATGCCAACCGGAGGTGTTTCTTCAACAGAAGAGAATTTAAAAGGATGGTTTAACGCTGGAGTTACTTGTGTAGGAATGGGATCGCAACTTTTCCCAAAAGAGGTATTGGCAGAAAAGAACTACGGCTACATTACGGATAAATGTACCGAGGCTCTGGAAATCATCAACCGGTTGAAAAAATAG
- a CDS encoding polysaccharide lyase family 7 protein, translated as MKVKKTIPIFQTILIIGFVVLVNSCSNTAKESKIKETEETIYASEVIPFFEHWNLILGDGSNVGQAIDYEHKDYFYTANDEQGNWVVFKSPNAGDTHGTSNNTRTELAQLKKWYPATADDKLTATLKVMNVSATGDTRVAASYAVVVGQIHSADGHENEPLKIFYKKFPGHSKGSVFWHYEINTAGDDNAGRWDYSTAVWGYDFSVVGSEVNTFPEEPEDGIALGEEFSYEIKVKDGMMYLTFTSEGHEPKTFTKNLIKSEYIKTAAIPEQTQNLFVPIGQDGVERENAYADEGCFFKLGCYNQTNGLSPEVNKNWCSGAETFDGDIQKQYETGNYAEVWFKTASISISEAAVSNQGYFTKND; from the coding sequence ATGAAAGTCAAAAAAACTATACCAATCTTTCAAACTATTTTAATAATAGGTTTTGTCGTACTCGTAAATAGCTGTTCAAATACGGCTAAAGAATCCAAAATAAAGGAAACTGAGGAGACTATTTATGCCAGTGAGGTTATTCCATTTTTCGAGCATTGGAATTTAATTTTAGGTGATGGATCAAATGTCGGTCAGGCAATTGACTATGAGCACAAAGATTACTTTTATACGGCTAACGACGAGCAAGGCAACTGGGTAGTCTTTAAATCACCTAATGCCGGAGATACACACGGAACTTCGAACAATACAAGAACCGAGTTGGCCCAATTAAAAAAATGGTATCCTGCAACTGCTGATGATAAGTTAACAGCCACACTTAAAGTAATGAATGTATCGGCGACCGGTGATACCAGAGTTGCTGCTTCGTATGCCGTTGTTGTGGGACAAATTCATAGTGCCGATGGGCATGAGAACGAACCGCTTAAAATCTTTTACAAAAAATTCCCTGGTCATTCCAAAGGTTCGGTCTTTTGGCATTATGAAATTAATACTGCAGGTGATGATAATGCCGGACGATGGGATTATTCAACCGCTGTTTGGGGCTACGACTTCTCTGTTGTTGGTAGTGAAGTAAATACCTTCCCGGAAGAACCTGAGGATGGTATTGCTTTGGGTGAAGAATTTAGTTACGAAATAAAGGTGAAAGATGGTATGATGTACTTAACTTTTACCAGCGAAGGGCATGAACCCAAAACTTTTACAAAAAACTTAATAAAATCAGAATATATAAAAACGGCTGCTATTCCTGAGCAAACTCAAAATCTGTTTGTACCAATTGGTCAGGATGGAGTAGAACGTGAAAATGCCTATGCTGATGAAGGTTGTTTCTTTAAACTGGGTTGTTACAATCAGACCAATGGATTATCTCCCGAGGTAAATAAAAACTGGTGTTCGGGTGCTGAAACGTTTGATGGCGATATTCAGAAACAGTATGAAACGGGAAACTACGCCGAAGTTTGGTTTAAAACAGCAAGTATATCTATAAGTGAAGCAGCTGTGTCAAATCAAGGCTATTTCACGAAAAATGATTAG
- a CDS encoding sugar kinase, translating into MIKKLITFGEVMMRLSPPGYSKFSQATSFELVYGGGEANVAISCAYLGMKAAHVTRFPDNALGKAATQFLRQHWLSTEHVFYGGDKMGMYFLEKGAVHRPSEVIYEREGSAFSLIEPSMIDWEDVLKDADWFHWTGITPAISEGTAMCCLDAIKTANKMGVTVSGDINSRKNMWKYGKTMHEVMPELVQNCDIVITSSTEIHEMFGLGTPGGKFRISAKALMEIFPRIKKVVGKNRESVSASHQQIQGKMWNGKEYIKTEILDITHVIDRVGTGDAFASGLIYGLMHYDDVEALNFASAACALKHTVPGDVNMVSLENVLSLMEGDTSGALRR; encoded by the coding sequence ATGATAAAAAAACTAATAACATTTGGAGAAGTAATGATGCGGTTATCACCTCCGGGCTATTCAAAGTTTTCGCAAGCTACTTCTTTCGAACTTGTATATGGAGGTGGCGAAGCAAATGTGGCAATTTCTTGTGCCTATCTTGGAATGAAAGCGGCTCACGTAACACGTTTCCCCGATAATGCCCTTGGGAAAGCTGCAACTCAATTTCTTCGCCAGCATTGGCTAAGCACCGAACATGTTTTTTATGGCGGTGATAAAATGGGCATGTATTTTCTGGAAAAAGGGGCAGTACACCGGCCCAGCGAAGTGATTTACGAACGCGAAGGTTCGGCTTTCTCTTTAATTGAGCCGTCGATGATAGATTGGGAAGATGTTCTGAAGGATGCCGATTGGTTTCATTGGACAGGTATTACGCCCGCAATTTCTGAAGGTACTGCAATGTGTTGTCTCGATGCAATTAAAACCGCGAACAAGATGGGTGTCACGGTCTCTGGAGATATAAATTCGCGCAAAAATATGTGGAAGTATGGTAAAACCATGCACGAAGTAATGCCCGAGCTGGTACAAAATTGTGACATCGTAATAACCAGCAGCACCGAAATTCATGAAATGTTCGGACTCGGTACTCCGGGAGGAAAATTTCGGATTTCGGCTAAAGCTTTAATGGAAATTTTCCCGAGGATTAAAAAAGTGGTTGGGAAAAACAGGGAATCAGTAAGTGCTTCTCACCAGCAAATACAAGGTAAGATGTGGAACGGGAAGGAATATATTAAAACTGAAATATTAGACATTACCCACGTTATTGATCGCGTTGGTACCGGCGATGCCTTTGCATCTGGTCTGATCTACGGTTTAATGCATTATGATGATGTTGAAGCCTTGAACTTTGCTTCAGCTGCTTGTGCACTAAAACATACTGTTCCCGGTGACGTAAATATGGTATCCCTGGAAAACGTGCTTAGTTTAATGGAAGGAGACACCTCCGGAGCACTTCGAAGGTAA
- a CDS encoding chondroitinase-B domain-containing protein produces the protein MMHTTKLIPILLGFILFACTTQVEVNTVRVQDKNELKQAIEEVQAGDEIVLANGIWEDVTIELAGNGTKENPIVLRAETPGEVYIEGQSSLKYGGDFWVVRDLYFRNGFTPNNSVVEFRLNNKVANNCVFTNCVIDNFNQPQRDRPDHWVEFWGRQNELSNCNIIGKSNSGPTVRVFLKGNESIRNHHRIINNHFGPRPRKGGPHGETLQIGDSGTSMSPSNTLVADNLFDRCNGEVEVISSKTNYNEFRNNVFYKCEGSLVMRHGNYCWIDGNYFIGDDNSENIGGIRIVNTGHWVVNNYFYNLKGNNFRAPLAVMNGIPKSPLNRYNQVTDVVVAYNTWIDCKSPWHFGVGANLSQAEVLPPSEIRSARPVRTVVANNIVYTSENVSVPVIAYDKIDGVTFKSNVINNKEMAYAKKNTFDYCDFTMNKIADYIYAPSSQVCDVETYNGFDFETITTDILGNSRTESNRVGAMCDVPLVNPEILEKTKYGANWFASEKPKAESKILKVSAEDGNLQAKIREASSGDIIKLAAGEYSIDAPLDIDKEITLKSATDDAETKIVYKGEKNTPLFQMNPNGKLKVQNILLEGNGDNFAFASLQKNMSALYDVEAKDCRIEKFNYVLKAYKESFSDSITFVECEISNCDNGIELSEETDDNGDYNVEFLTIDNCRFNKVKSNVIDYYRGGYDESTIGGNLLVTNSTFTNCGGREENGILLNTRGIVNVNIADNSFKNNPVKLVALLWGAKNNSHSNNEIRNSGKIVVEENLKLKLMY, from the coding sequence ATGATGCATACAACAAAACTAATTCCTATTCTACTGGGTTTTATCCTTTTTGCGTGTACAACTCAAGTAGAAGTTAATACAGTAAGGGTTCAGGATAAAAATGAACTAAAACAGGCCATTGAAGAGGTGCAAGCAGGAGACGAGATTGTTCTTGCAAACGGAATCTGGGAAGATGTAACAATTGAACTAGCAGGTAACGGAACAAAAGAAAATCCGATAGTGCTTAGGGCAGAAACTCCCGGTGAAGTTTATATTGAAGGACAGTCGTCGCTTAAATATGGTGGAGACTTTTGGGTGGTTCGCGATCTGTATTTCAGAAATGGTTTTACCCCAAACAATTCGGTAGTGGAGTTCCGCTTGAACAATAAAGTGGCTAATAATTGTGTTTTTACAAACTGCGTGATCGACAATTTTAACCAGCCACAGCGTGACAGGCCCGATCATTGGGTTGAGTTTTGGGGAAGACAGAACGAGTTGAGTAATTGTAACATTATCGGTAAATCAAATTCGGGGCCAACGGTTCGTGTATTCTTAAAGGGAAATGAAAGTATAAGAAATCATCACCGCATTATTAATAACCACTTTGGGCCACGTCCACGTAAAGGAGGCCCACACGGAGAGACTCTGCAAATTGGAGACAGCGGAACCTCAATGTCGCCAAGTAATACATTGGTTGCCGATAATTTATTCGACAGATGTAATGGTGAGGTTGAAGTAATCTCAAGTAAAACCAATTACAACGAGTTCAGAAATAATGTATTCTACAAATGCGAGGGATCTTTGGTAATGCGCCACGGCAATTACTGCTGGATTGACGGTAACTATTTTATTGGCGACGATAATTCCGAAAATATTGGCGGTATTCGTATTGTAAATACCGGGCACTGGGTGGTAAATAACTATTTCTACAACCTGAAAGGAAATAACTTCAGGGCACCTTTGGCTGTTATGAATGGGATTCCAAAATCGCCACTTAACCGCTACAACCAGGTAACCGACGTTGTAGTTGCTTATAACACATGGATTGATTGTAAATCGCCATGGCATTTTGGTGTTGGTGCTAACCTAAGTCAGGCAGAAGTACTTCCTCCTTCAGAAATTCGTTCTGCACGGCCTGTAAGAACAGTTGTTGCCAATAACATTGTCTATACTTCTGAAAATGTTTCGGTTCCGGTAATTGCTTATGATAAAATTGATGGAGTTACTTTTAAAAGTAATGTGATTAACAATAAGGAAATGGCTTATGCAAAGAAAAATACATTTGATTATTGCGATTTTACCATGAACAAAATTGCCGATTACATTTATGCTCCTTCAAGTCAGGTTTGTGATGTAGAAACCTACAATGGTTTCGATTTTGAAACAATAACCACCGATATCCTGGGTAATTCACGTACCGAAAGTAATCGGGTGGGAGCAATGTGCGATGTGCCATTGGTGAATCCTGAAATTCTTGAAAAAACTAAATATGGTGCCAACTGGTTTGCCAGTGAAAAACCGAAAGCAGAATCAAAGATTTTAAAGGTTTCGGCAGAAGACGGAAATTTACAGGCAAAAATTAGAGAAGCATCCAGTGGCGATATTATTAAGCTGGCAGCCGGAGAATATTCTATTGACGCACCGCTTGACATTGATAAAGAAATTACCTTAAAATCAGCAACAGATGATGCCGAAACAAAGATTGTTTATAAAGGGGAAAAGAATACCCCGCTCTTCCAAATGAATCCGAACGGGAAGCTGAAGGTTCAAAACATTTTGTTGGAAGGAAATGGAGATAATTTTGCCTTTGCATCACTTCAAAAAAATATGTCGGCTTTGTATGATGTTGAAGCAAAGGACTGTCGAATTGAAAAGTTCAACTACGTGCTGAAGGCCTATAAAGAGTCGTTTTCTGATAGTATTACATTCGTTGAATGTGAAATATCAAACTGTGATAACGGCATTGAACTTTCAGAAGAAACCGATGATAATGGAGATTACAACGTGGAATTTCTAACGATTGATAATTGCCGGTTCAACAAAGTAAAAAGTAATGTGATCGATTATTACAGGGGAGGATATGATGAGTCGACCATTGGAGGAAACTTATTGGTAACAAACAGTACGTTTACGAATTGCGGAGGCCGTGAAGAGAATGGTATACTTTTAAATACACGTGGTATAGTTAATGTAAATATTGCTGACAATTCCTTTAAAAATAATCCGGTTAAACTAGTGGCATTGTTGTGGGGCGCAAAAAATAATTCGCACTCAAATAACGAAATCAGAAACTCGGGGAAAATTGTAGTAGAAGAGAACCTGAAATTGAAGTTGATGTATTAA